Proteins encoded in a region of the Salvia hispanica cultivar TCC Black 2014 unplaced genomic scaffold, UniMelb_Shisp_WGS_1.0 HiC_scaffold_51, whole genome shotgun sequence genome:
- the LOC125199447 gene encoding general transcription factor 3C polypeptide 3-like: MNRLSRRNKLLHSMRVKHKDSIPPILITGHQFTMISQHQTAAREYLHAYKLMPDNPLINLCGGTALINLSLGLRLQNKHQTFLQGLAFLYNNLRLCGDSQEALYNIARAYHHVGLVSLAAQYYEKALTTREKDYPIPTLPYENQNATKIKMPGYCDLRREAAYNLHLIYKQSGAFDLARQVLKDHLVL, translated from the exons ATGAATCGACTATCAAGACGCAACAAACTCCTTCATTCCATGAGAGTGAAACACAAAGATTCTATACCACCTATTCTTATTACCGGTCACCAGTTTACTATGATCAGTCAGCATCAGACTGCTGCTCGAGAATACTTGCACGCCTATAAACTGATGCCTGACAATCCCTTGATCAACCTTTGTGGAG GAACTGCCTTGATAAATTTGTCCCTTGGCCTCCGACTTCAAAACAAGCACCAGACTTTCTTACAAGGGCTCGCGTTCCTCTATAACAACTTGCGCCTTTGTGGAGACAGTCAG GAGGCATTGTACAACATTGCTCGGGCGTACCATCATGTTGGCCTTGTTTCTTTGGCTGCTCAATACTACGAGAAGGCACTGACCACCCGCGAAAAGGATTATCCCATTCCAACGCTCCCGTATGAGAATCAAAATGCCACCAAGATCAAAATGCCAGGCTACTGTGATCTTCGTCGCGAAGCAGCTTACAATCTTCATTTGATATATAAGCAAAGTGGGGCATTTGATCTTGCTAGACAGGTCTTGAAAGATCATCTTGTGTTATGA
- the LOC125199448 gene encoding AT-hook motif nuclear-localized protein 10-like, producing the protein MSSSEAMTSMANREPFSMSSPTPTMNPAASQPQLDQQMHMSFMNSDGGGAFRQVSPPAPFQSVPARQVSPPPAPFQSVPTGAAVISQSAAEQKRKRGRPRKYGPDGSMNLPLGSPQQANAAMSQQNLSPPPGGAIVPHSVHMESLPAIDGSGSPTAKKARGRPRGSRNKAKQHPEVLGSTGIGFVPHILNVNAGEDISSKIMAICQNGPRAVCVLSANGTVSMVTLRQQATSGGTATFEGRFDILSLSGSFMLTEVGGQKSRIGGLSVTLAQPDGSIMGGCVAGLLVAASPAQVIVGSFLPDGQRDVSTNYVEPSSAPRLNQGAGAGASSSPSRGTLSESSGGPASPLNLSSGAYNITQGMSGIPWK; encoded by the exons ATGTCATCGTCTGAAGCTATGACGTCCATGGCCAACCGGGAGCCGTTCAGCATGAGCTCGCCGACGCCGACGATGAACCCGGCAGCTTCGCAACCGCAGCTGGACCAGCAAATGCACATGTCCTTTATGAATTCTGATGGGGGCGGCGCATTCAGGCAAGTTTCGCCACCGGCGCCATTTCAATCTGTCCCCGCCAGGCAAGTATCGCCGCCACCGGCTCCATTTCAATCTGTCCCCACCGGCGCTGCAGTGATAAGCCAGTCTGCTGCTGAGCAGAAGCGGAAGAGGGGCCGACCACGGAAGTACGGGCCTGATGGCAGCATGAACCTTCCATTGGGTTCGCCTCAGCAGGCCAATGCGGCTATGTCGCAGCAGAATTTATCCCCTCCACCAGGGGGTGCGATAGTTCCTCATTCGGTGCATATGGAGAGCTTGCCGGCGATTGATGGATCGGGCTCGCCCACAGCCAAAAAGGCCAGAGGCAGGCCCCGTGGTTCGAGGAATAAAGCAAAGCAGCATCCCGAAGTTTTAG GTTCAACTGGTATTGGTTTCGTACCACATATTCTCAACGTGAATGCTGGAGAG GATATCTCTTCGAAGATAATGGCCATTTGCCAGAATGGACCCAGGGCAGTTTGTGTTCTCTCTGCCAATGGGACCGTATCTATGGTAACGCTTCGTCAGCAAGCAACATCTGGTGGAACTGCCACCTTTGAG GGTCGGTTTGACATCTTATCCCTCTCTGGATCGTTCATGCTAACTGAAGTTGGCGGTCAGAAAAGCAGAATTGGTGGGTTGAGTGTTACTTTAGCTCAACCTGACGGAAGCATCATGGGTGGTTGTGTTGCTGGTTTATTGGTTGCTGCATCCCCGGCTCAG GTTATAGTGGGGAGCTTTCTGCCTGATGGCCAAAGGGATGTTTcgacaaattatgtggaacCTTCATCAGCTCCAAGATTGAACCAAGGTGCTGGTGCTGGTGCCAGCAGCTCCCCATCACGAGGAACTCTCAGTGAATCATCAGGTGGACCTGCAAGTCCACTAAATTTGAGCTCCGGTGCTTACAACATCACACAAGGCATGTCAGGCATTCCATGGAAATAA
- the LOC125199449 gene encoding probable inorganic phosphate transporter 1-10 isoform X2, with translation MALKVLAALDSAKTQYYHFKAIVVAGMGLFTDAYDFFCLPPILKLLARIYYSDPYVPTVVASSMLAAALLGAAIGQVVFGHLGDRIGRRRVYGFSLLLMIFSSIWCGFSACTSRSCVLLTLGFFRFALGVGIGGDYPLSATIMSEFANRHTRGAFIAAVFSMQGFGILVSSAVTMAVCAVFDRATDGETPQAADLAWRLILVLAAVPAGLTYYWRMMMPETARFTALVEKNVEQAVRDMQGVLAVSLAQIAEEEEEETPSRNPESYPLLSGEFFHRHGCDLFACAAAWFLVDVVFYSINLFQSSIYRHFLPKHHMNVFQEAFHVAKLQSIIAVCSTIPGYFAAVYLIDRAGRVKIQLTGFFIMALGLLAIGIPYKFWRNTTNMGFMVLYSLTFFFANLGPNTTTFIVPAELFPARFRATCHGISGAAGKLGAVVGSVGFLRASTTGEGEGEGMTAALVILGGICVVGMAVTYLLTPETMGRSLEENECQNATLSAP, from the exons ATGGCGCTGAAAGTGCTTGCAGCTCTAGACTCGGCAAAGACACAGTATTACCATTTCAAGGCGATCGTGGTGGCCGGAATGGGGCTTTTCACCGACGCCTACGACTTCTTCTGCCTCCCTCCCATCCTCAAACTGCTCGCCCGCATTTACTACTCCGACCCCTACGTCCCCACCGTCGTCGCCTCCTCTATGCTCGCCGCGGCCCTCCTCGGCGCCGCCATTGGCCAGGTCGTCTTCGGCCACCTCGGGGACCGCATCGGCCGCCGCCGCGTCTACGgcttctctctcctcctcaTGATTTTCAGCTCCATCTGGTGCGGTTTCTCCGCCTGCACCTCCCGATCGTGCGTGCTGCTCACGCTAGGGTTCTTCCGATTCGCGCTCGGCGTAGGCATCGGCGGCGACTACCCGCTCTCCGCCACCATCATGTCGGAGTTCGCCAACCGCCACACGCGCGGGGCCTTCATCGCGGCCGTTTTCTCGATGCAGGGGTTCGGGATCCTGGTGAGCTCGGCCGTCACCATGGCGGTGTGCGCCGTGTTTGACCGCGCCACGGACGGAGAGACGCCGCAGGCAGCGGACTTGGCGTGGAGGCTCATACTCGTGCTTGCGGCGGTGCCGGCGGGGCTCACCTATTACTGGCGGATGATGATGCCGGAAACTGCCAG GTTCACGGCGCTGGTGGAGAAAAACGTAGAGCAGGCGGTGAGGGACATGCAGGGAGTTCTGGCCGTCTCCCTCGCCCAAATcgct gaagaagaagaagaagaaacccCCTCCCGAAACCCCGAATCCTACCCCCTCCTCTCCGGAGAGTTCTTCCACCGCCACGGCTGCGACCTCTTCGCCTGCGCAGCCGCGTGGTTCCTGGTGGACGTGGTGTTCTACAGCATCAACCTCTTCCAATCCAGCATCTACCGCCACTTCCTCCCCAAGCACCACATGAACGTCTTCCAAGAGGCCTTCCACGTCGCCAAGCTCCAATCCATCATCGCCGTCTGCTCCACCATCCCCGGCTACTTTGCCGCCGTCTACCTCATCGACCGCGCTGGCCGGGTCAAGATCCAGCTCACCGGCTTTTTCATCATGGCGTTAGGCCTCCTCGCTATTGGAATCCCTTACAAATTCTGGCGCAACACCACCAACATGGGCTTCATGGTTCTATACAGCTTGACCTTCTTCTTCGCCAACTTGGGCCCCAACACCACCACCTTCATCGTCCCCGCCGAGCTTTTCCCTGCCAGGTTCCGGGCCACGTGCCATGGGATATCCGGGGCTGCCGGGAAGCTGGGGGCGGTGGTGGGCTCCGTGGGGTTCTTGAGAGCTTCCACCAcgggggagggggagggggaggggaTGACGGCGGCGCTGGTCATCCTGGGAGGGATTTGTGTGGTGGGGATGGCGGTCACGTATTTGCTCACCCCCGAGACCATGGGGAGATCATTGGAGGAGAATGAATGTCAAAACGCTACTCTCTCCGCTCCTTAA
- the LOC125199449 gene encoding probable inorganic phosphate transporter 1-9 isoform X1 — protein sequence MALKVLAALDSAKTQYYHFKAIVVAGMGLFTDAYDFFCLPPILKLLARIYYSDPYVPTVVASSMLAAALLGAAIGQVVFGHLGDRIGRRRVYGFSLLLMIFSSIWCGFSACTSRSCVLLTLGFFRFALGVGIGGDYPLSATIMSEFANRHTRGAFIAAVFSMQGFGILVSSAVTMAVCAVFDRATDGETPQAADLAWRLILVLAAVPAGLTYYWRMMMPETARFTALVEKNVEQAVRDMQGVLAVSLAQIAEEEEEEEEEEEEEEEEEEEEEEEEEEEEETPSRNPESYPLLSGEFFHRHGCDLFACAAAWFLVDVVFYSINLFQSSIYRHFLPKHHMNVFQEAFHVAKLQSIIAVCSTIPGYFAAVYLIDRAGRVKIQLTGFFIMALGLLAIGIPYKFWRNTTNMGFMVLYSLTFFFANLGPNTTTFIVPAELFPARFRATCHGISGAAGKLGAVVGSVGFLRASTTGEGEGEGMTAALVILGGICVVGMAVTYLLTPETMGRSLEENECQNATLSAP from the exons ATGGCGCTGAAAGTGCTTGCAGCTCTAGACTCGGCAAAGACACAGTATTACCATTTCAAGGCGATCGTGGTGGCCGGAATGGGGCTTTTCACCGACGCCTACGACTTCTTCTGCCTCCCTCCCATCCTCAAACTGCTCGCCCGCATTTACTACTCCGACCCCTACGTCCCCACCGTCGTCGCCTCCTCTATGCTCGCCGCGGCCCTCCTCGGCGCCGCCATTGGCCAGGTCGTCTTCGGCCACCTCGGGGACCGCATCGGCCGCCGCCGCGTCTACGgcttctctctcctcctcaTGATTTTCAGCTCCATCTGGTGCGGTTTCTCCGCCTGCACCTCCCGATCGTGCGTGCTGCTCACGCTAGGGTTCTTCCGATTCGCGCTCGGCGTAGGCATCGGCGGCGACTACCCGCTCTCCGCCACCATCATGTCGGAGTTCGCCAACCGCCACACGCGCGGGGCCTTCATCGCGGCCGTTTTCTCGATGCAGGGGTTCGGGATCCTGGTGAGCTCGGCCGTCACCATGGCGGTGTGCGCCGTGTTTGACCGCGCCACGGACGGAGAGACGCCGCAGGCAGCGGACTTGGCGTGGAGGCTCATACTCGTGCTTGCGGCGGTGCCGGCGGGGCTCACCTATTACTGGCGGATGATGATGCCGGAAACTGCCAG GTTCACGGCGCTGGTGGAGAAAAACGTAGAGCAGGCGGTGAGGGACATGCAGGGAGTTCTGGCCGTCTCCCTCGCCCAAATcgctgaagaagaagaagaagaagaagaagaagaagaagaagaagaagaagaagaagaagaagaagaagaagaagaagaagaagaagaagaaacccCCTCCCGAAACCCCGAATCCTACCCCCTCCTCTCCGGAGAGTTCTTCCACCGCCACGGCTGCGACCTCTTCGCCTGCGCAGCCGCGTGGTTCCTGGTGGACGTGGTGTTCTACAGCATCAACCTCTTCCAATCCAGCATCTACCGCCACTTCCTCCCCAAGCACCACATGAACGTCTTCCAAGAGGCCTTCCACGTCGCCAAGCTCCAATCCATCATCGCCGTCTGCTCCACCATCCCCGGCTACTTTGCCGCCGTCTACCTCATCGACCGCGCTGGCCGGGTCAAGATCCAGCTCACCGGCTTTTTCATCATGGCGTTAGGCCTCCTCGCTATTGGAATCCCTTACAAATTCTGGCGCAACACCACCAACATGGGCTTCATGGTTCTATACAGCTTGACCTTCTTCTTCGCCAACTTGGGCCCCAACACCACCACCTTCATCGTCCCCGCCGAGCTTTTCCCTGCCAGGTTCCGGGCCACGTGCCATGGGATATCCGGGGCTGCCGGGAAGCTGGGGGCGGTGGTGGGCTCCGTGGGGTTCTTGAGAGCTTCCACCAcgggggagggggagggggaggggaTGACGGCGGCGCTGGTCATCCTGGGAGGGATTTGTGTGGTGGGGATGGCGGTCACGTATTTGCTCACCCCCGAGACCATGGGGAGATCATTGGAGGAGAATGAATGTCAAAACGCTACTCTCTCCGCTCCTTAA
- the LOC125199445 gene encoding cysteine protease XCP1-like: MFISLYSKLFILATFALFYTGTTAYARELSIVGYEPEDLTSIDKLINLFESWVDKHGKMYKTLEEKLHRFEIFKDNLKHIDERNKVVSNYWLGLNEFSDLSHDEFKKMFLGLKSDQIPKRGENFKYRDFVDVPKSVDWRKKGAVTRVKNQGQCGSCWAFSTVAAVEGINQIVTGNLTELSEQELIDCDTAYNNGCNGGLMDYAFSFIVSNKGLHKEDDYPYLMEEGTCQESRDEAEVVTIDGYHDVPANDEKSFLKALANQPLSVAIDASGRDFQFYNGGVFDGHCGTDLDHGVAAVGYGTSKGLDYVIVKNSWGPKWGEKGFIRMKRNNGKPEGMCGINKMASFPTKSR; this comes from the exons ATGTTCATTTCTCTATATTCCAAGTTATTTATTCTAGCCACTTTTGCACTATTCTACACCGGCACCACAGCTTATGCACGTGAGCTCTCAATCGTGGGCTACGAGCCTGAAGATCTAACGTCCATTGATAAGCTCATCAATCTATTCGAATCTTGGGTGGACAAGCATGGCAAGATGTACAAAACCCTAGAGGAGAAGTTGCATAGGTTTGAGATTTTTAAGGATAATTTGAAGCACATTGATGAGAGGAATAAGGTTGTTAGCAACTATTGGCTAGGCTTGAATGAGTTCTCCGATTTGAGCCATGATGAGTTCAAGAAAATGTTTTTAGGTCTCAAATCCGATCAAATTCCCAAGAGGGGTGAGAATTTTAAGTATAGGGATTTTGTGGATGTGCCTAAATCCGTAGATTGGAGGAAGAAAGGAGCCGTTACACGGGTGAAGAACCAGGGTCAATGTG GCAGTTGTTGGGCGTTTTCAACCGTGGCTGCAGTCGAAGGGATCAACCAAATTGTGACGGGGAACTTAACTGAGTTGTCTGAGCAAGAGCTCATCGATTGTGACACGGCTTATAACAATGGCTGCAACGGCGGCCTAATGGACTATGCATTCTCCTTTATCGTCTCAAACAAAGGTCTCCATAAGGAAGACGACTACCCTTACCTGATGGAGGAAGGAACTTGTCAAGAAAGCAGG GATGAGGCGGAAGTTGTGACAATTGATGGCTACCACGACGTGCCGGCTAACGACGAAAAGAGCTTCTTGAAAGCTCTGGCAAACCAACCCCTGAGTGTGGCCATCGATGCTTCTGGGAGAGACTTCCAGTTCTATAATGGA GGCGTGTTTGACGGGCATTGTGGAACCGATCTTGATCACGGAGTGGCAGCCGTGGGATACGGCACGAGCAAAGGGTTGGACTATGTGATAGTGAAGAATTCTTGGGGGCCAAAATGGGGGGAGAAGGGTTTTATAAGAATGAAGAGAAACAATGGGAAGCCAGAGGGGATGTGTggtatcaacaaaatggcCTCATTCCCAACCAAAAGCcgttga
- the LOC125199446 gene encoding uncharacterized protein LOC125199446, which translates to MGLVETKMRKPNLEAFMARMLLLWNPQTTVLEVVNTEQQAIHTKIRCIRSRNSFLFSLVYGLHSPETRQPLWDSMLDFGLQGLPYLVSGDFNAVVHVDERRGFRKPDNREMDGPIQACAILGLQDVPSTGCFFTWTNGHVFSKIDRAKEFSDISAWAKEATKQLEELQLKADRDTSNRALQDQIRLLKQKTELLVTSEKNFYSQKAGLKHRLLSDRNTAFFHAMVRTNNTRNTIALLCKPDGSLIEDQDKIADSFVHFYNGLFGVPKDATPLIPEVIRTGYTLNDDESLSLIRGVSDMEIKKALFSIKDDKAPGPDGYSSAFFKKNWGTVGADLTNAALEFFESGHLLKSFNTTAIALIPKTASSPQVLGHQRLVPCAEIPKAKSALVFWQA; encoded by the exons ATGGGTCTTGTGGAAACCAAGATGAGGAAACCAAACTTGGAAGCTTTCATGGCCAG GATGCTTCTCCTCTGGAACCCACAAACAACGGTTCTAGAAGTGGTCAATACAGAGCAACAAGCCATTCACACAAAAATCAGGTGTATTCGCTCTagaaattcttttcttttctctcttgttTATGGTTTGCACTCACCTGAAACACGACAACCCCTCTGGGACTCGATGCTAGATTTTGGATTGCAGGGACTTCCATATTTGGTGAGCGGGGACTTCAATGCAGTCGTGCATGTCGATGAAAGGCGTGGATTTAGGAAGCCAGACAACAGGGAAATGGATGGCCCCATTCAGGCTTGTGCGATTCTTGGGCTACAAGATGTGCCTTCTACGGGCTGCTTTTTTACATGGACCAATGGCCACGTCTTTAGTAAGATTGATCGAGCGAAG GAATTCAGTGACATATCGGCCTGGGCTAAAGAAGCAACGAAGCAGCTCGAGGAGCTGCAACTTAAAGCAGACCGGGACACCTCAAATAGAGCCTTACAAGATCAAATCAGACTTCTCAAACAGAAAACCGAGCTCCTTGTCACCTCAGAAAAGAACTTCTACAGCCAGAAGGCCGGTCTCAAGCATCGCCTTCTCAGTGATCGAAATACAGCCTTCTTCCATGCCATGGTGCGAACCAACAATACAAGAAACACCATTGCCCTCCTCTGCAAACCAGATGGTTCGCTCATTGAAGATCAAGATAAGATTGCGGATAGCTTCGTCCATTTCTACAATGGACTCTTCGGAGTTCCAAAGGATGCTACGCCTCTTATCCCAGAAGTCATCCGCACTGGCTACACCCTGAATGATGACGAATCACTTAGTCTCATTAGGGGAGTCTCGGACATGGAAATAAAGAAAGCTCTCTTCTCCATAAAGGATGACAAGGCCCCGGGTCCGGATGGATACTCCTCGGCCTTCTTTAAAAAGAATTGGGGCACGGTAGGCGCGGACCTCACAAATGCAGCTCTGGAGTTCTTTGAATCTGGGCATCTCCTTAAGAGCTTCAATACCACTGCGATTGCTCTCATACCAAAGACGGCGAGCAGCCCTCAA GTTCTGGGCCATCAGCGCCTTGTTCCATGCGCCGAGATCCCGAAAGCCAAGTCCGCACTCGTCTTTTGGCAGGCATAA